Below is a genomic region from Brassica rapa cultivar Chiifu-401-42 chromosome A08, CAAS_Brap_v3.01, whole genome shotgun sequence.
attccatttttttaatgaaatatcttcttaaacacataaaatattttattcataaaatattttgtgacgttgcaattatatatacacacaatatctgcctcttcatactgacgttactgtgttccctctcgtCCATCTCAAATATTGACTACCAGCTTTTTTCCATGACTGATGAATTTTCCCAAAGACGGTGGTACTATGTtgtaaaatctgttacttctaaaaattatataatatttattctatattttaaattttcttatgcCCGCATAGGGTAcggaccggtcacctagtaATATTATAAAACGTGGAATTAAACCCCTAAATTCATTGAAAAAAACCCTAAATTCATACTTTGCTGTAAACCTCAACTGGACAGTAATTAATGCTTAGTCATGATACTCATCTAATACCATATAATCATCTATcaaatctaaatatttaatctaGTATCAGCTATACATCTGTAATGTTATTACAATAGAAATCTAGTTTGGAATATTTtctccaagaaaaaaaaaatcaagtttgGAATTTGAATTCCGTAGATGTTAAATATCAACAATGAAATAGgccaatataaaaaatttagctCAGGTTTACAAGTAAAAAGCGAAAAACCAAATCGTTATGATTTATAGTGACTTCAGTTTTTTCTTTGATCAATTTGACTTCATTATTAGGCACTTCGTATCGCTATCCCTCTGCCATAATTTTTTGCTTTTTAATAagaactaggttaagacccgcgccttgcgcgggataaacgttatatatataaattattttatatattatatgtttatagcatattatgaaataataaaaatatattgaataattaaaaagtcattatctactacttatataattaaattggtgcgaacatataaataaatttaataaatcgaaaaaaataatttttctatttgatatgatatataattaaatttaaatgatagtaacatatatatggtatatgttaatattaatatttattagatgatgttttttgctcatatttgtttttatcatttgtatctgttgtagcaaaaagtctaaattagtgataacaaaattttcactgtgggaataatggtttaagtaatttataatatttaaaaaaattaagttgtcaatattttttcaaagtttttatcaaaaaaatgttcaaagtaaattttaaaattacgatattatgtatttttatatggcatatagtttaatttaaaatgatacatatattatatatcttttatttttgatacttattaaatgagactttcaacttatattgtttttcaattatttgtatcatgtcataacaaaaagttttaaatcatatatcaaaaaatttgaatgtgaaacttttaacagttttagtaatttatactcgtttttaaaattcaaaatataatatataaataattttttgaatttttattatatggttactatgattttttaattaattttaatagcttaaaattaaaaaatatatataattataatacacacttatttttaccaaatctttattacttaaaaatcattaattgtcatatatactttagccacattaggcaattccgtaatcttatttaaggaaataatgaatcacattaataatgtatttattgttgtttaataaaaaacttattatatatttaaatggaccaacctatttctctaaggattctaagaatcattctagtgatgacacgtggctacaaaaaaatattgcaatgcttctcaaataatatataggggatgtaaTTAATTTTGTTCGGTAGATCTAAGATTAGCTAGTTAGGTTGTAACTAAAACTAGGTGGCTAGATTAATTAGGTTTGTAGTTAAAATTAGGTCGTCAGGGTATTTATGATTTGTAATGTAAAGTTAGGTTAATTTTGTCTAATTTTAGGTTGATtaaattagttatttaaatttattacacgtttaatttttaaaatacaaattatatatataattctctatatattaatagagaaacattttaaaagttataacatgtagtttgtattaattaaaaaagtgtCATGCTGAGTTGTCACGTAATTGGAATGTTAATTTTGCTTACACGGCAGATTGAGAATCAATTAAGaattttgttagtccaaaattaaattgttagtgaatgttatattatatatatttttttttttgacgtcgaaaggccattctattactcaagctaGAGGTGGTCTGgataaccagaccggaatagaacaaccaataaaaagtaACTCCCTATGGAAGGATCTCGCAGTTTTAGCTAAGAAATCTGAAGTCTGATTGCACGCTCTTGGTACATAAGTGATGCTGAAGTTCGGGAAGCATACTTGAAGCGTTCCTATCCTCTCCAGTTCCgtcgcaaagcttggccaaGCATGAGGTTCCTTTATCATTGCTATCAGGTCTTTACAGTCTGTCCCAAAGCTCTGGCATGTCGAGTGttgaagcatattctccattgCCCATCGCAGTGCTTCTAATTCCGAGTGTAGGGCTGATTCGCGTCGAGTGATATTTCTGGTCCCCATAAGCTGTATGTTCCCTCCACTGTCCATCCGgacccatccacatccactaaagTGAGCAGCATgtgtccaagatccatctaacaagcaaatattacccaagcttaagacttgTGGTTCCTCGGTGATGTTTTCCTGCATCACTGGTTGTGTTACATTCGCATCAAACCAGGCTTGGCATTCACTTTCTGCATATCTAACCAGCTCTAATGGGTCTCTGTCTATCTCCCTGAAAAGTTTGTCATTCCTAGCCTTCCAGATATACCAGATTATCCAGAGATAAGGATCCCTGTCTTGTTCTGGCTCAATGATGTCATTTTTCCTCCAGAATAGGTAATCCATGTTTGTGTAGACGCTTGATATTGGGAACAAATTTGGACTTATTGGAGTTGATGATAATGACCAGGCCTGCAGAGCTGGTTAGATGATGGCatgaatgttatattatatattatgtccATTATAaaccattcatttatcaaattgaaattattatatgagaaaaagactaggatagcaccaaaccaagtttttgtttccaaactagtactcaaggctcaaagtcacaaaaataggtttcattaaagagataaatatacacttatactcattgggttaattaatccaaaccttagggttagTTAAATGATAGAGTTTtcgaattagggtttaaaattttataaaattaaaaataaatactaaaaatgaaaaataaaaatttaaaaacagtttcaaaaagtatttttgaattataaaaagaaaatttgaaaaagaaattcaaaaaaaaaaattcaaaaaacaaagtttcaaaaagaaaatataaaaaatttcgaatctgaaaacatataatctgaaactataaaaaattttctttttttcatttttttatttgtttttgtttgtttatttaattttaaaccaagggtattagggatcttttaatgaatgtcatttttgtgactttcttctgctagtgctatttttgagacaaaaactcaaaagatgctattattgacaatttcccttttattatatattttttttcttaaataaaaccaacggaattacctaatgtgattaagatatataacgcaattaatgattttaaataataaagatttgctaacaatctgtatattttctatcatttttgtttaattatttattatgaaaataaattacacaattacattaatcatagaataaaaatttagatttttttttgcatatgttgtattttgaatttttcaaaacgagtataaattactaaagctcttaaaagtctcacataaacttttgtgatcaaaatttaaatttttgttctataataagatataatgattataaaatcatatgaataaataatttttttaaataggtgtttatgttaatatatatatatatatatatatatatatatatatatttatatcgtttaaattaaactatacatcatatgaaaatacatttttatattttgatatctgcgttgaacatatattgaaaagtaaatattttaattttaaaatcatcatTGTTTCTTGGGAAATTTCcataaataccacattcatagtaccacttttcatgtttacactaaccacttttaccctaaCTTTTAATGAAagataaaatacaattatactcttttggttaactaatctagacttaggatttagagttgatGGGTGGGGtatggtttttggaatgtgaaatttatgattccaataaatatataattacttaaaatatatatataaattttttaaaaatagtttcaaatataattttgctttttcaaaaagaaatttgaaaaaaaataaaaaaacattcaaaaaaaagtttttataaaaaagttagaatctgaaaaagtataattcgaaaacataaaaaaaaatttacatttttttatttttatttttctttttcttttttacttttttttttatttttcagttttttatttttttttatttttttattttttatttaaataatgatttattatatatataaataacaagggcataagagtcttttgccacttaatgaagaaaatatttttgaaaatgtctcattagtgggggtaaaaatgaaaagtgataccatgaaagtggtaaacatgtaatttccccttgTTTGTtctaaatgattataaattactgAAACCAAAACATTccacattaaaaacaaaataattggtgtaaaattttgttacacaaatatgcaaataatcataaaatcatataagttgaaacctcatttaataaatattcatattaaaagtatactatatatctatgttaatatcatttaaatttaattatatattatatatgatagATAAGATTGACTGTTTAGATTTATTTACCCTAAAAGAATAATACTGAACTTTTAACAATACtgaacttttaaatatttatatttatgaaaatcaatttaatataatttatcatatttatttcaatataataatttatttcaacatgatttattattattgtaaaatatttaaaataaaattttattttttattttataacgataattggatatatatatatatatatatatatatatcaatgcataataataattatatttaaaattaaactatatcattattaaagtagttacaaagattttatattattagcttTAGTGAATATATGGAACTTACCAACATAATTTCTggttttatttctaaatttgaaatttatatatggaagttaaataaattgtacctacataatatataaacaatattTTGAGATACTGTtaagaacaacaaaaaatatttttaaaagagaaactataatatattgtacttacaaactaattttgtagtaaatatttttatttgaaacataaaggaTATTTCTTTCTACCactttataaaatgtattttgaaaattaatcaatttaaatGGTTATTatcactaaaaataattaaaatatttatatgattttaattttcgttcatcaatcaaaaataaatttaagttaattaattttcgaaaataaattttatcctgattttgaaaagattttcttagaattttcttaaacaatatttatttgtattttaaataaaaaataaagatattaaaagatatgatGATTAAGTTATgtaaaatttgataaattttctagaggatggtccaaataaaaaaatcacacatgaacaaagtcatgacttctgttttaatatactTCCTCTGTTCCTAAAAGATCCATGTTATAGTTTTCtcacacttattaaaaaaatatataaaattgtatcatccaatattttttttttcttaattaactatttccaataacttttaaccaatgagattttattaaacacaattgtatattttgaaaagtacaattttttattaattaatgtattgaaaatgtaaaaaatgtatttttttgaaacaattttttttctaaaacatggatcTTTTAGGAACAGATAGAGTATAAGATAGAGGAATGCGGGGTTAGAGATGCCCTTAAACTTAAACCGGATAAAACCAATCTAAAACCATCCATACCCGTAAACCCGAACACCAAGGATAAAACCAATCTAAAACCATCCATACCCGTAAACCCGAACACCAAGCCGGTTATTTTTCTCCTTGGGCTAATTAATATCCGGCCTGCGAAATCATGTCTAAATATATTCTTCGGACCATCTGAGAGGGTTGAACAGAGAGCGAgattgtgaagaagaagaagaagatgaagctaACGTGGAACAAGAACCCTAAGAAACGATCTCGTGTAGCTTTACCGAACATCCTCGATGTTCCTTTCGAGAAGGAAGCTCCAGAGACCAAATCTCAGCGCCTAGAAGATGATTTAGAGGTCGGAGAAAATGATGGGAGACTCGATCTCGAAGCGAAGAAGCTCGCAGATTCGTTTAGAGCACAAGGAGACAAGCTCGCTGAGGTATGTTTCGATATGTCTTCTTGATTAACATCACTTGTTTTGTTCTGAAGCAAGAACATGCTGATATCGTTATCTCTATTGTGAATGTTTTTGCTAATGAAGGAAGGAAGATACGAGGAGGCTCTAGGGAAATGGGAAGCTGCTCTTAATATCGTGCCTCAAAATGCTGTCATTCATGAACAAAAAGCTCAAGTCTTTCTTGAGATTGGTGATCCATGGAAAGCACTCATGGCTGCTACACGTAATGCCTCCAAGCCCTTTATATAGACTTACTGTTGGCCAAGAACCCTTGTAACAGACTTAACAGTTTGCTATGATTTTCATTCTTCACAGGATCTACTGAGTTAGATCCATCGTGGGCTGAGGTACTTTAAGACTCTCTAGTCTTATATCATATATTGTTTCTTTATAAGTACGAAAATAACGCAAAAGAAAGCTACTTGTAACTAGTGGTGGATCTGCTATGCTCGTTCTATTGATTCTGTATAAGATTTGATTATATGGATGTTGGAAGCTTTGTTGAAGAAATCAGATCACTTATTTGTATGGTTGAACTCCTTTTGGTTAGGCGTGGACTACTCTTGGAAGAGCACAACTCAATTTTGGAGAGCCTGACAGTGCTATCAGCAGTTTTGAAACCGCATTATCCATCAATGTGAGTTCCACAGAAAAATTGAGATTAAGTTCAAATGTTTTTCACTCTCTTTAAGTCACACATAGAGATCTTGAGGACATGATATTACTCATGCATTGTTACCTATTTCAACAGGCGGAATCCAAAGAGGCAAAAGAGGATTTACAAGCTGCAAAACAACTAATAAAGAAGAGAGAACAGCTTCAGACATCAGGACAGGACACTGACGCTAAACGTTTTGTGGTCGGCGACAAGAAAATAGAGCCAAACTAATGAACCAGGGACTTGTACTTTAGGCATAGAGTAGAACTTGTACAGTGTAATAAGAACAACAAATAGAAGATTGTTCTTCGTCAAGGCAAAGACTTAAAAGCCATTTGTCTGAAGAACTTCTGAATCTTTCCAGTATAAGTACTTTTGAAGGTGgtcctgaaaaaaaaacacacattcCTTGGAACCATTTACTTTGGCAGCTTCGTCTTGTAAAAAACTCCCATATCTATCTTTCAGACAGCCTCATCATGATACTTCAAGCTCACAAACGCACACGGATTCTCTCCCACAGCTGCTTCCCTAACCACCGGGTATGTGTACACATGTTCTTTCCTCTGCATATGATCACGTCCTTTGATCTGTCCTTGACTTCCAGCCAGAAGATATTGTAAATAGTTCTTAAAATACGAAGAAAATTAGTTCATTACAAAGTTGAGCAGATTGCAGATTCAGCACATCACAAGACACTTTTGATTAAAGGATTTAATCTGGAAATTACCAAAACGAACACAAATTTGTAGAGACAAATCAATATTAGGAAGTCATGAAAGTTAGGAAGATGGACTAATCTTTTTAGAGACAATGAACTATATATACAGCCAAAAAGAAATAATACACTTTAGAAAACAGTGTCAAGAGAGAAGAGACTTTCTCCGGCgtacggccggcgcgtgagc
It encodes:
- the LOC103833344 gene encoding tetratricopeptide repeat protein 33 yields the protein MKLTWNKNPKKRSRVALPNILDVPFEKEAPETKSQRLEDDLEVGENDGRLDLEAKKLADSFRAQGDKLAEEGRYEEALGKWEAALNIVPQNAVIHEQKAQVFLEIGDPWKALMAATRSTELDPSWAEAWTTLGRAQLNFGEPDSAISSFETALSINAESKEAKEDLQAAKQLIKKREQLQTSGQDTDAKRFVVGDKKIEPN